From a region of the Odoribacter splanchnicus DSM 20712 genome:
- a CDS encoding DUF4249 family protein, whose product MKHRYYPILLLYFFQAACMPEEDLPIRHTGETPEYFIECYCQPGQPFALSATSVLPVSEDLQIDFSKEMKVTIHADKAISLIHTLYTLPGSEFIYNYGSPEKFEVRYIDSLFLDITTIDHKSITASTSIPPAVSIYNCQVAGNEAIIRFYISEKADENYYIYTAEAVHADSILNKEVCYLDYSEFQQEGLTEKSVILPDIGQAEEIIFTLKRITKANYDYQVSLNAANTANQSSITTPVPLKGNLQGALGIFTCYTEDKQTVPL is encoded by the coding sequence ATGAAACACCGATACTATCCGATATTACTGCTGTATTTTTTCCAGGCAGCGTGTATGCCTGAAGAAGATCTCCCTATCCGTCATACCGGGGAAACTCCGGAGTATTTTATCGAGTGTTATTGTCAACCCGGCCAGCCGTTCGCTTTATCGGCAACGAGTGTGCTTCCGGTATCCGAAGATCTGCAAATCGACTTTTCAAAAGAAATGAAAGTGACCATTCATGCAGACAAAGCCATTTCACTGATACATACTTTATACACTCTCCCCGGTTCCGAGTTTATATACAATTATGGAAGCCCGGAAAAATTTGAAGTCCGCTATATCGATTCTTTATTCCTCGATATTACTACGATCGATCACAAATCGATCACAGCTTCGACCTCCATCCCTCCGGCAGTATCTATCTATAATTGCCAGGTAGCAGGAAATGAAGCGATCATTCGTTTTTATATTTCGGAAAAAGCCGATGAAAACTATTACATTTATACAGCAGAAGCTGTCCATGCAGATTCGATTCTCAACAAAGAAGTATGTTATCTGGATTATAGTGAATTCCAACAGGAAGGCCTTACTGAAAAGTCCGTTATCCTTCCGGATATCGGACAGGCAGAGGAAATTATTTTCACGCTGAAACGAATTACGAAAGCTAATTACGATTACCAGGTATCCCTAAATGCAGCAAATACAGCCAATCAGAGCAGTATCACGACCCCTGTCCCTTTAAAAGGTAATCTGCAGGGAGCTCTGGGTATTTTTACTTGTTATACGGAAGACAAACAAACGGTTCCACTATAA
- the tsf gene encoding translation elongation factor Ts — protein sequence MEIKAADVMKLRHATNAGMMDCKKALQEAEGDFDKAVDIIRKRGLIVASKRADREAKEGCVLAHAEGKKGVLVSLNCETDFVAKNENFINFTKQILDTAFENMPADKDALLALQIGGRSIADQISEQTGVIGEKLELAYYGKIEAEATIAYIHPGNKLATVIGFNKDADTQVKKDIAMQAAAMAPIAVDKNDVPQEVIAHELEIGRDKAREEGKPENMLDKIAEGRLNKFYQESTLLNQAFVKDAKQTIKAYLASQDKDLTVTGFIRFTLND from the coding sequence ATGGAAATAAAAGCAGCTGATGTAATGAAGTTGCGTCATGCAACTAATGCCGGAATGATGGACTGTAAGAAAGCACTTCAGGAAGCTGAAGGAGATTTCGATAAAGCAGTAGACATCATCCGTAAAAGAGGCCTGATTGTTGCTAGCAAACGTGCAGACCGCGAAGCTAAAGAAGGCTGTGTTTTGGCTCACGCAGAAGGGAAGAAAGGGGTTTTGGTAAGCCTTAATTGTGAAACCGACTTCGTAGCTAAAAATGAAAACTTCATCAATTTCACCAAACAAATTCTGGATACAGCTTTTGAGAATATGCCTGCTGATAAAGATGCTCTTTTGGCATTACAAATCGGTGGCCGTTCTATCGCAGATCAGATTTCAGAACAAACCGGTGTGATCGGTGAAAAACTGGAATTAGCTTATTATGGCAAAATCGAAGCCGAAGCTACTATCGCTTATATTCACCCGGGTAATAAATTGGCTACTGTGATCGGTTTCAACAAAGATGCCGATACCCAAGTGAAAAAAGACATAGCGATGCAGGCTGCTGCAATGGCACCGATCGCTGTCGACAAAAACGACGTTCCTCAGGAAGTGATCGCTCACGAACTGGAAATCGGACGTGATAAAGCACGTGAAGAAGGAAAACCTGAAAACATGCTCGATAAAATCGCTGAAGGCCGTCTGAACAAATTTTATCAGGAGTCTACCCTGTTGAATCAGGCTTTTGTAAAAGATGCTAAACAAACGATCAAAGCTTATTTAGCAAGTCAGGACAAAGATCTGACCGTAACCGGATTTATTCGTTTTACACTGAACGATTGA
- the asnS gene encoding asparagine--tRNA ligase, whose amino-acid sequence MSTKKLSIKELLQSGDCDKEVEISGWVRTKRGNKQVNFIALNDGSTINNIQIVVDMNNISEELMKKVTTGAAIHVKGLLVKSEGSGQSHEIQAHELDVLGEADPEKYPIQPKKHSLEFLRDHAHLRFRTNMFGAIFRIRHAMAFAIHQYFDQHGFFYLHTPLITASDCEGAGEMFRVTTLDPKNPPLTEEGEVDFRQDFFGKATNLTVSGQLEGELGAMALGKIYTFGPTFRAENSNTTRHLSEFWMIEPEAAFYDLDDNMDLAEDFLKYLIRYALDNCMDDLKFLSARQQEEEKNKKAEERSMELIEKLNFVLTHSFERVTYTEAIEILKNSKPNKNGKFQYPVDGWGVDLQSEHERYLVEKHFKKPVILTGYPKEIKAFYMKQNPDGKTVAAMDVLFPQIGEIIGGSQREENYDKLVARMNEVGISEESMSYYLDTRRFGSAVHSGFGLGFERLLLFVTGMGNIRDVIPFPRTPKNAEF is encoded by the coding sequence ATGAGCACAAAAAAATTGTCAATCAAAGAGTTATTGCAATCTGGAGATTGCGACAAAGAAGTGGAAATCAGTGGTTGGGTGAGAACCAAGCGAGGTAATAAGCAAGTGAATTTTATCGCTTTGAATGATGGCTCTACCATAAATAATATCCAGATTGTGGTTGACATGAATAATATTTCAGAGGAGTTGATGAAAAAAGTCACCACAGGAGCTGCGATTCATGTGAAAGGATTGTTGGTGAAGAGTGAGGGAAGCGGACAATCGCATGAAATTCAGGCTCATGAATTGGACGTATTAGGGGAAGCCGATCCTGAAAAATATCCGATACAACCTAAAAAGCATAGTCTGGAATTTTTGAGAGACCATGCACATCTGCGTTTTCGCACCAATATGTTCGGGGCTATTTTCCGGATTCGTCATGCTATGGCGTTTGCTATCCATCAATATTTCGATCAGCACGGGTTCTTTTATTTGCATACTCCGCTGATTACGGCTTCCGATTGTGAAGGTGCCGGCGAGATGTTTCGGGTAACGACACTGGATCCTAAAAATCCGCCTTTGACAGAAGAGGGAGAAGTCGATTTCAGACAGGATTTTTTTGGTAAAGCAACCAATCTGACGGTGAGTGGACAATTGGAAGGAGAGCTTGGAGCTATGGCTTTGGGAAAAATCTATACTTTCGGACCCACCTTCCGGGCTGAAAATTCAAATACGACCCGGCATTTGTCGGAATTCTGGATGATCGAACCGGAGGCGGCTTTTTACGATCTGGACGATAATATGGACTTGGCGGAAGATTTTCTGAAATACCTGATCCGTTATGCTTTGGACAATTGTATGGATGATCTGAAATTCCTGAGTGCCCGTCAGCAGGAGGAAGAAAAGAATAAGAAAGCGGAAGAACGTTCTATGGAATTGATCGAGAAGCTGAATTTTGTGCTGACTCATTCTTTCGAAAGAGTGACTTATACAGAGGCGATCGAGATTCTGAAAAATAGTAAGCCCAATAAGAATGGAAAATTCCAGTATCCGGTGGATGGCTGGGGTGTCGATTTGCAAAGTGAACACGAACGTTATCTGGTAGAAAAACACTTTAAAAAACCGGTGATTCTGACAGGCTATCCCAAAGAAATCAAAGCTTTCTATATGAAGCAAAATCCGGACGGAAAAACGGTTGCAGCCATGGATGTGTTGTTCCCGCAGATCGGTGAGATTATCGGAGGGTCACAGCGTGAAGAGAACTATGATAAATTGGTAGCCCGGATGAACGAAGTGGGGATTTCCGAAGAGAGCATGTCCTATTATTTGGATACACGTCGTTTCGGATCGGCTGTTCATAGTGGGTTCGGCTTAGGATTCGAACGCTTATTGTTATTCGTAACCGGTATGGGAAATATTCGGGATGTGATTCCTTTCCCGCGTACACCTAAGAATGCAGAGTTTTAA
- the rplM gene encoding 50S ribosomal protein L13 — MDQVSYKTTYVNKVTAQKEWVIVDAENQVLGRLASKVAKLLRGKYKPSFTPFEDCGDNVIIINAEKVVLTGNKLTDKLYTRHTGYPGGQRHTSPAAVLKVHPERVIEHAVRGMLPKNRLGRAVLKNLHLYAGTEHKHEAQQPKVIDLNSLN; from the coding sequence GTGGATCAAGTAAGTTACAAAACAACTTATGTCAACAAAGTCACCGCACAAAAAGAGTGGGTTATTGTTGACGCAGAGAATCAGGTTTTGGGACGTCTTGCTTCTAAAGTTGCGAAACTGTTAAGAGGCAAATACAAACCGTCCTTTACTCCGTTTGAAGATTGTGGCGACAACGTCATCATCATCAACGCAGAAAAAGTAGTGTTAACCGGTAATAAGTTAACCGACAAATTGTACACTCGTCACACCGGATATCCCGGAGGCCAGCGTCACACCTCTCCGGCAGCAGTATTGAAAGTACATCCGGAAAGAGTAATCGAACACGCCGTTCGTGGTATGCTTCCTAAAAACCGTCTGGGAAGAGCAGTTTTGAAAAACCTTCACCTGTATGCAGGCACCGAACACAAACACGAAGCTCAACAGCCGAAGGTAATTGATTTAAACTCTTTAAATTAA
- a CDS encoding TonB-dependent receptor → MHKFLFIIGLFFPGIVFSQTLIVGRVIIHDGTPVSGVNVWCPEQNKGTSSDSTGYFELACEVPCTLEFSHVNYKKESYTLKDTRSPFIVILRNKFNNLREVVVTGRSTPGRLYSSKEGIEMIPAILGEQDILKYLATTPGIITTNALDPGIYVRGSNSCENGFLTHDMEIASPDHLTGILSTFDPFILNNSTVYKSGFPAVYNSYLSSYINMRPDPGNKQKYEGEITLGLVSSALKIKGPLVRDHTSFAASFRTSYLQTIARLYNKSVKDQKQQNFMPEYAFNDATVSIDSKLSNRWRVTAFGLFTIDGLSMKLNENVNYDFNWHTFSGNAGAWYTPANGDILHFRLGVKSAFSEGDAEGTIPMGGGNRNYSIIARIMYTHSFLDKFQWNIGGKFEQARFETANRPDAEENILIRSSDKKFNIYEIYSDISYQINNYFTCYAGLNFQYYNGNLKNFCVSPRAKISFSKNRFTFWADYAQTAQYLSLYPYFTVKTPVDIWYPLEKNMKPALCHQYSIGAEQEIQGGLTLYAGIFYKKMKHVKDFSSGLSTKYTALTDNMITGSGHARGVEFNLALEHRKISARFNYTLSESKRKFAEINNGKSFFPPYDVKHNVVVNTSYDISTRLTFNSLWTFSSGVYTTFPVGVAVAHNISSSQNQPVLVPVYTDRYNYKLPNNHRLDLNLDYTIPYKYASLKLSIGAYNVYNQSNPSFVYFKAEQTANNHTKFIPKSKVMLPFIPYISFKIKL, encoded by the coding sequence ATGCATAAATTCTTATTTATCATCGGTTTGTTCTTCCCAGGAATTGTTTTCTCCCAGACTCTTATCGTCGGGCGGGTAATCATCCATGACGGGACTCCGGTAAGCGGCGTCAATGTCTGGTGCCCCGAACAAAACAAGGGTACTTCTTCCGATTCCACAGGCTATTTCGAGTTAGCCTGTGAAGTTCCCTGTACGCTGGAATTTTCACATGTGAATTACAAAAAAGAAAGCTATACTTTGAAAGACACCCGGAGTCCATTTATCGTCATTCTGAGAAATAAATTCAACAACCTAAGGGAAGTTGTCGTTACCGGCCGATCAACTCCCGGACGCCTCTATTCCTCGAAAGAAGGTATAGAAATGATTCCGGCCATTCTGGGCGAACAAGACATTTTAAAATACCTGGCCACAACTCCGGGCATTATTACCACCAATGCACTCGATCCGGGGATTTATGTCCGGGGAAGCAACAGTTGCGAAAATGGTTTCCTCACCCATGATATGGAAATCGCCAGCCCGGATCATCTTACCGGAATCCTCTCTACTTTCGATCCTTTTATCCTGAATAATTCGACAGTCTATAAAAGCGGTTTCCCGGCAGTTTACAACAGTTACTTATCCTCTTACATCAATATGAGGCCGGATCCCGGAAACAAACAAAAATACGAGGGAGAAATCACTTTAGGCCTTGTCTCTTCTGCCCTGAAAATAAAAGGTCCGTTAGTAAGAGATCATACCTCTTTTGCCGCTTCATTCCGTACGTCCTATTTACAAACCATCGCCCGCTTATATAACAAATCGGTAAAAGACCAGAAACAACAAAATTTTATGCCCGAATATGCTTTCAACGATGCCACCGTCAGTATAGATTCCAAACTTTCCAACCGTTGGCGGGTCACTGCCTTCGGGTTATTTACGATCGACGGTCTAAGTATGAAGTTAAATGAAAATGTAAATTATGACTTTAACTGGCACACTTTTTCAGGCAATGCAGGTGCTTGGTATACCCCTGCAAACGGTGATATCCTGCATTTCCGATTAGGGGTAAAATCTGCTTTCAGTGAAGGAGATGCCGAAGGTACGATTCCTATGGGAGGTGGTAACCGGAATTATTCCATCATTGCACGGATCATGTATACCCATTCTTTTCTGGACAAGTTTCAATGGAATATCGGAGGAAAATTCGAACAAGCCCGTTTTGAAACAGCCAATAGGCCCGATGCAGAAGAAAACATACTCATCCGCAGTTCTGATAAAAAATTCAATATCTATGAAATATATTCAGATATATCCTATCAAATAAATAATTACTTTACCTGTTATGCCGGTTTAAATTTTCAATATTACAACGGAAATTTAAAAAACTTCTGTGTTTCTCCCCGGGCAAAAATCAGCTTTTCAAAAAACAGATTCACTTTCTGGGCCGACTATGCCCAAACGGCACAATATTTAAGCCTTTATCCCTACTTTACTGTAAAAACTCCGGTAGACATCTGGTATCCTCTCGAAAAAAACATGAAACCCGCGCTTTGCCATCAATATTCGATCGGAGCAGAACAGGAAATCCAGGGAGGTTTGACTTTATATGCGGGTATTTTTTATAAAAAAATGAAACATGTCAAAGATTTCTCCTCAGGGTTGTCTACTAAATACACTGCTTTGACCGACAATATGATTACCGGCAGCGGACATGCCCGGGGGGTTGAATTCAATCTAGCCCTGGAGCATAGAAAGATCAGTGCCCGGTTTAACTATACCCTCTCGGAATCCAAACGTAAATTTGCTGAAATCAATAACGGAAAATCCTTTTTCCCTCCTTATGATGTCAAACACAATGTTGTGGTCAATACCTCCTACGATATCAGTACACGACTCACTTTTAATAGTTTATGGACATTTTCTTCAGGAGTTTATACCACATTCCCTGTCGGAGTTGCTGTCGCTCATAATATTAGCAGCAGCCAAAACCAACCGGTCCTCGTGCCGGTCTATACAGACCGCTACAATTACAAGCTTCCCAACAATCATCGTCTGGACTTAAACCTGGATTATACGATCCCTTATAAATATGCAAGCTTAAAATTAAGTATAGGAGCCTATAATGTTTACAATCAATCGAATCCATCTTTTGTCTATTTTAAAGCTGAACAAACGGCAAACAATCATACAAAATTTATTCCAAAATCTAAAGTCATGTTGCCGTTTATACCGTATATTTCGTTTAAAATAAAATTATAA
- the rpsI gene encoding 30S ribosomal protein S9, whose protein sequence is MEVINAIGRRKAAVARVYVSEGKGNITINKRPLEEYFTLPTLQYIVKQPLELLGVTGQYDIKVNLDGGGFKGQAEALRLGIARALVEINAEDKPKLRAAGFMTRDPREVERKKPGRPKARKRFQFSKR, encoded by the coding sequence ATGGAAGTAATTAACGCAATCGGTAGAAGAAAAGCAGCAGTAGCTCGCGTTTACGTCAGTGAAGGAAAAGGCAATATCACCATCAACAAACGTCCGTTGGAAGAATATTTTACCTTACCTACACTCCAGTACATTGTTAAACAACCTCTCGAACTGTTGGGAGTTACCGGTCAATATGACATCAAGGTAAATCTGGACGGTGGTGGTTTCAAAGGCCAGGCAGAAGCCCTGCGTCTGGGTATCGCCAGAGCTCTGGTTGAAATCAATGCAGAAGACAAACCTAAATTAAGGGCAGCAGGTTTCATGACACGTGATCCTCGCGAAGTTGAACGTAAGAAACCGGGGCGGCCCAAAGCACGTAAGAGATTCCAGTTCTCTAAACGTTAA
- the rpsB gene encoding 30S ribosomal protein S2, whose translation MSNTNFDELLNAGCHFGHLTRKWNPKMAPYIFMERNDIHIIDLNKTAIMLDKASAALKQIAKSGRKILFVATKKQAKDIVAEKISNINMPYVTERWPGGMLTNFPTIRKAVKKMTTIDKMEKDGTFDHLSKREKLQIARQRAKLDKNLGSIADLTRLPAALFVVDVMKEYIAVKEAKSLGIPVFAMVDTNSDPSCIDFVIPCNDDASTSISLVIDRVADAIKEGLSERKAEKDKEGTEKKPAAKKVEKVAEGEAEEVAEEATEEQ comes from the coding sequence ATGTCAAATACGAATTTCGACGAATTATTAAATGCAGGTTGTCACTTCGGACACCTCACCCGTAAATGGAATCCTAAAATGGCTCCTTATATTTTTATGGAGCGTAATGATATCCACATCATTGACCTGAACAAAACAGCTATCATGCTGGACAAAGCTTCTGCAGCACTGAAACAGATCGCTAAGTCAGGCCGTAAAATTCTGTTTGTTGCAACAAAGAAACAGGCTAAGGACATTGTTGCTGAGAAAATTTCTAATATTAATATGCCTTATGTGACTGAAAGATGGCCGGGTGGTATGTTGACCAACTTCCCGACAATCCGTAAGGCAGTGAAGAAAATGACCACCATCGATAAGATGGAGAAAGACGGTACTTTCGACCACCTTTCAAAACGGGAAAAACTTCAGATCGCTCGTCAGCGGGCAAAACTCGACAAGAACTTAGGAAGTATTGCCGATCTGACCCGTCTGCCAGCAGCTCTTTTCGTTGTGGATGTAATGAAGGAATATATTGCAGTGAAAGAAGCTAAAAGTCTCGGTATTCCAGTATTTGCAATGGTAGACACCAACTCTGATCCGAGTTGTATTGATTTCGTCATTCCGTGTAATGACGATGCTTCTACTTCTATCAGTTTAGTTATCGACCGGGTAGCCGATGCTATCAAAGAAGGTTTGTCAGAACGTAAAGCTGAAAAAGACAAAGAAGGCACCGAAAAAAAACCGGCAGCTAAGAAAGTAGAAAAAGTAGCTGAAGGCGAAGCTGAAGAAGTTGCAGAAGAAGCAACAGAAGAACAATAA
- the hemW gene encoding radical SAM family heme chaperone HemW: MGIYVHIPFCRSKCYYCGFYSVASTQLKKAYIAALGHEIQLRKDYLDTSEVKTLYFGGGTPSWLSMDELTDIVTTLEMNFALNCVAERTIEANPEDITRDKLKGWRALGFDRLSIGIQSFNDEVLKRINRTHTAQDALRSVEWAADSGFENIGIDLILGLPGYTRLHLQQDMEIVNHLPIIHLSVYLLSIDSNTVFEKLMQKGRFQPQTDDELADQYLWVSDYLKSIGFEHYEISNFAKNSKYSLHNTSYWQQQKYVGFGPAAHSFDLNSRQWNVAHLKSYIDNLANDRLSFEKEILTDKDKFNEYIMTNLRTMWGIQEEKMQLQFPDFSKTVRPKLAPFLENGSVVCQNGRIRLTEKGWLVSDDVFSDLFVV; this comes from the coding sequence ATGGGCATTTATGTACATATCCCTTTTTGCCGGAGTAAGTGTTATTATTGTGGTTTCTATTCGGTTGCTTCTACTCAGCTGAAAAAAGCCTACATAGCTGCATTAGGACACGAAATACAATTGCGTAAAGATTATTTGGATACATCGGAAGTAAAGACACTTTATTTTGGGGGAGGTACTCCCTCATGGTTGAGTATGGATGAATTGACCGATATCGTTACGACACTCGAAATGAATTTCGCATTGAACTGCGTAGCTGAACGCACTATCGAAGCAAACCCTGAAGATATTACCCGGGATAAACTGAAGGGGTGGAGAGCCTTGGGATTTGATCGGTTGAGTATCGGTATCCAATCGTTTAACGATGAGGTTCTGAAACGGATAAACCGGACACATACGGCTCAGGATGCCCTCCGGTCCGTGGAGTGGGCTGCTGATTCGGGATTTGAAAATATAGGGATAGATTTGATACTCGGATTGCCGGGGTATACGAGACTGCATTTGCAACAAGATATGGAAATCGTAAATCATTTACCTATAATACATTTATCGGTTTATTTATTAAGTATCGATTCAAATACAGTCTTTGAAAAATTGATGCAGAAAGGTCGATTTCAGCCTCAAACCGACGATGAACTGGCTGATCAATATTTGTGGGTTTCCGATTACTTGAAATCAATTGGTTTCGAGCATTATGAAATTTCTAATTTCGCTAAAAACTCTAAATATTCCCTACATAACACCTCCTATTGGCAACAACAGAAATATGTGGGCTTTGGTCCGGCTGCACATTCTTTCGATCTGAATTCCCGTCAATGGAATGTAGCTCATCTAAAATCTTATATCGATAATTTAGCTAATGATAGGTTAAGCTTTGAAAAAGAGATTTTGACGGATAAAGATAAATTCAACGAATATATCATGACCAACCTGAGGACGATGTGGGGGATTCAGGAAGAAAAGATGCAATTACAGTTTCCTGACTTTTCGAAGACCGTTCGTCCGAAACTAGCCCCTTTTCTCGAAAACGGGTCGGTGGTTTGTCAAAACGGCCGGATCAGGCTGACAGAAAAAGGATGGTTGGTTTCGGACGATGTGTTCAGTGATTTATTCGTTGTTTGA
- the rpoN gene encoding RNA polymerase factor sigma-54 — protein MLKQSLQQKLGLKINPLQIQLIKLLELPTYQLEQRIKEELEQNPLLEEVEEKGETDVNEETATDSGEEFDDDYQEGESEEENDLRGDDDFSLEDYMTDDDDTPDYRLNSSNASKDEETRDFVFSQASSFRENLIAQLGTRPLSDLERRITEYIIGNIDEDGYLRRDIENIVDDLAFGAGIEVSEEEVLRLLKIIQEFEPAGVGARDLKECLLLQIQHKLNENPEHKLLQDAKAILEECFEEFSRKHYEKISRKLRLSDTELKQAIDEILKLNPKPGGTVADFSYGQQAEKIIPDFMLDLVDGELQLSLNSGDIPELKINKAYLNILEQYQKDQSPKNKKDVVSFVKYKLNSARSFIDAVQQRDNTLMLTMTAIVQFQKQFFLTGDETMLKPMILKDIADITGLDVSTISRVSNSKYVQTWFGIYALKDFFTGSMQTTSGEEVSTGELKNMLKKLVDDEDKKKPLTDDELVILMEKAGYQIARRTVTKYRQMLDIPVARLRREI, from the coding sequence GTGCTAAAACAAAGTTTACAGCAGAAATTAGGATTGAAGATTAATCCTCTTCAAATACAGTTGATTAAACTGTTGGAGCTTCCTACGTATCAATTGGAGCAGCGGATAAAAGAAGAATTGGAGCAAAATCCTTTGTTGGAGGAGGTGGAAGAAAAAGGAGAAACGGATGTAAACGAGGAAACTGCCACCGATTCGGGAGAGGAGTTTGATGATGATTATCAGGAAGGTGAAAGCGAAGAGGAAAATGATTTGAGAGGTGACGATGATTTTTCTTTAGAGGATTACATGACAGATGATGACGATACACCTGATTACCGTTTGAATTCTTCCAACGCTTCTAAAGACGAGGAGACACGTGATTTTGTATTCTCTCAGGCGTCCTCGTTCCGGGAAAATCTGATCGCACAATTAGGGACACGTCCGTTGAGCGATCTGGAGCGGCGCATCACTGAATATATCATCGGAAACATCGATGAGGACGGTTATTTAAGGCGGGATATCGAGAATATTGTCGATGATCTGGCTTTCGGTGCAGGGATCGAGGTCTCTGAGGAAGAGGTTTTACGCTTGCTGAAGATTATTCAGGAGTTCGAACCGGCAGGAGTAGGGGCCCGTGATTTGAAAGAATGTCTGTTATTGCAGATTCAACATAAATTGAACGAAAATCCGGAGCACAAACTGTTGCAGGATGCCAAAGCAATTTTGGAAGAATGTTTCGAAGAGTTTTCACGTAAACATTACGAAAAAATATCCCGGAAACTACGATTGAGCGATACAGAACTGAAACAGGCCATAGACGAAATTTTGAAATTGAATCCCAAGCCCGGGGGGACAGTCGCCGATTTTTCTTACGGACAACAGGCCGAAAAGATTATTCCGGATTTTATGCTCGATTTGGTAGATGGAGAATTGCAGCTGAGTTTAAATTCAGGGGATATTCCCGAATTGAAAATCAATAAAGCTTATCTGAATATTCTTGAACAGTATCAGAAAGACCAGTCGCCTAAGAATAAGAAAGATGTCGTGTCGTTTGTAAAGTATAAATTGAATTCTGCCAGATCGTTTATAGATGCTGTACAACAACGAGACAACACCCTGATGCTGACCATGACCGCTATCGTACAGTTTCAGAAACAATTTTTCCTGACCGGTGATGAAACGATGTTGAAACCGATGATTCTAAAAGATATAGCTGATATTACCGGATTGGATGTTTCAACGATATCACGGGTTTCCAATTCAAAATACGTTCAGACGTGGTTTGGAATATATGCTTTAAAGGATTTTTTTACTGGCAGTATGCAAACGACAAGTGGTGAGGAGGTAAGTACAGGTGAATTGAAGAATATGTTGAAAAAATTGGTCGATGATGAAGACAAGAAAAAACCGCTGACAGATGACGAATTAGTGATTTTGATGGAGAAGGCCGGTTATCAGATAGCCCGGAGAACGGTTACCAAATACAGGCAAATGCTCGATATTCCGGTGGCCCGATTAAGACGTGAAATATAA